The sequence CTCTCCCTTCTCCTGGGTCCTCCCACCGTCTaacacaggggtccccaacccccaggccacatccaaggcctgttaggaaccggccgcacagcaggaggtgagcagtgggagAGTGAGCGAAGcctcatctgctgctccccaccgctccccactgctccccgtcactccccaccgcccccaccaccccccaccgctccccattgctccccactgctccccaccgctccccaccgccccccaccgctccccaccgccccccaccgctccccaccgctccccaccgctctCCATTGCTCCTCaccgctccccaccactccccatcgctccccatcgcttgcattaccgccggaaccatcccccccgccccacccctcaaTCCGtgggaaaattgtcttccacgaaagcagtccctggtgccaaaaaggttggggaccgctggtctaAGGGATCAGTTAGAATCCACACCTCAGGCTCTCTGCCCACTGCCACCTCCTCCCCCGCCTTCAGTACCGCCCATCTGAGCTGCCTCAACAGCCTCTGCTTTGGGGCAGAGTTCAACAGCCCTGCGAGGAGCCTGCCTGTCCACTTTAACTCCAAGTTATTCGATAAGACCCAGAATGAGAACAAAGTCTCACCCAATCAATGTTTAAACTGGAAGCTTTTAGGCTTTGTTCCCTCCATCCAAAAAATTCCCTTCAAACCCCCAAGGGAAGCCGGTGGAGGGCAGGGGGGCGTGGATCTCATGACTTCCCCTGCCCAGCTCTATCCAGGACAGCTGGACATGGATGGGTCTGGCTGGGACCAGCCCCTCCTTGGGACCAGGAGGAAAATAAATGTCAGAGGGGCAAGAGGAATACAAAGCCACTGAGCACAGCCAGGCCCCTTCTTCCCCGCTCACCCCAGGGCAGGGAACTCCTTTATAATGCTTTGCAAAGTGGCAAACCCACATGTTTGTCCCCAAGATCCAGCCTGCCCTAACCTTTCCTTGAGGGGAAGAACCATCTAGCGAGGGATCTGCAAGCCACACGTGGCGAGCTTTAGACAAGTGGCTAGTCTGAGCTGAGACGCACTGTAAGCATAAAATACACAGCGAATTTTCAAGACGAAATAAAAGACTGAAAGAGCTCAATCACTTgtgtattaaaatgaaaatatttggggcTTAAGTTAAAATTTCACTgtattaatttcacctgtttctctttacttttttcacATGATTATTAGacgattttacattttaaattacatatgtggctcgtattatatttctactggaccGTGCTGCTCTAGAGTTATGACCAGGCCCCCAATCATCTCCACCGAGCAAAGCAAAGAGAAGCATGGACAGGTCCAGCAAAATTATTCTGTGAGCTGATAATGGAAAGAtaactttgattttgtttttcttgtctatttcatacaCACCAAAAGGAGAGACAGCAGGAGGCATTACAAGGGGTTCAATCCAGCCGACAATTACCTCCAACTAGCCCCCCCCACCGCCGCCGCCCATCGTGTAGTGTGTGGTGCCAGATTCACTTGTTAGAAGCAGAGCCCTGGCCGTGTCCCCATTATACTCTGGAACCCTCCATGAGTACCTCAGATGAGTCCGAATGCCTCACCAAGGCATTCAAGGCCCTGAGCCACCTGAGCCAAACTTGCCTTTCCAGCTACATCTCACAAGCTCCCTGCGTAGCCCCACATCTGGCAGTtcacagttcattcattcaacacatgtttACTGCATActtcccatgtgccaggcacagtgctggctGCTGAGGTCACGAGGGTTAGCAAAACAGGCACTAAACCTGCGCCCACTGGGAACCACACATCTAGTGGGGGATGACAGGTGAATAAATAGGGCAATCACAGCACATGCAGTAAGAGCAGTTGTGGGGGAAGCATGGGGGCCATAGGTGCCCCAAAGAGGAACCTGAACCAGCCTAGAggtcaaggagggcttcctggaggaggtgacatctcaGTTGAAGAAGCTGAGTTAGCCAGAccaaggctgggggtggggtgtggtaaATATCCCAGGGAGAGAGAACTCTGAGTTCAAAAACCAAGCGGAAGGGCAGAGCAGTGCAGAGCATACATAACTGAAAGACAGGCATTCCggctggagggcaggggccaggggcAAATGACTGGCCTGCGGTGGATAGCAGGGGTTCTGTGAGCCTTGTGAAGGAATATGGCATTTATCCCGAAGTGTTTATTCTGCAAGTGTTTTAAGCTAGGGAGCTCCTGTTTCCCACCTGAAAAGCCTTTACCCCCTCCTCCCTGTGCACTCAAATCCTGCCTCCTCAGGGGGGCCAAAACGTGGGGCAAACCTCCCTTGGTCAGGCCCTTGAGGCTCTGAAGGAGAATGGGCAAGGGGCTTGTGGGGCTCCGGCCCAGGGGAAAGCGCCAAGGGATGGAGGTACTGGGGCTGGGCTTGGGGGCCAGCTGGTGTTGGAGTGTGGGGCTGAGGCAGGAGTTGAGCTTGGAGTCGGGATTTGGGGGCTGGACTCAGGAACACGGGTCAAGGTTGGGGCCAAGGATGAGGCTGCCATCTAAGATCTAATTCCAGCATTTGGAGCTGAGGTTTCAAGCCAGATTTGGGGTTGGGATCTCGGTCTGGGACTGGAATTGGGTTTAGAAATGGGGCTGGGGCGTCAGGGTTGGGATTTGAGATTCAGGGTTGGGGCTGAGATGTGGGGTAGGGGCCTCGGTTGGAGCTAGGAGTTCTAGTTAGGGTTTGAAACTGCAGCTGGGGCTGGGGTTGGGTTTAAGGCTGGAACTAAAGCTAAATTGGGTTGGAGCTGGGGGATGGGCTCGGGTCCGGGCTCTGGGGCAGATGGACAACATTCCTACTGCTGCCCGGGTCTGGAAATTGTCTTCGTGCCCTAACAGCAAGGGACAGAagcccctcccttcccaggaaTGCCTCAGCCCAGCAGAAGGAGCAGCGCCACGTCAGCCAATCGTCTCAGGCCCTGCCTTGGAAACACCTGTTgatcctccccccccccaccacccacccccgcctGAGCTCACCCAGGTGCAGGTCAGGCAGGTGAAGCGCCTCCCCGGAAACAGAGCTGGAGCGCCCCACCTGCCCGCCCTGCCTGCTCAGATCGGATCCAGCACCTCCAGGCTTCTTGTGAGTGCCCCGTGGTCCCCCCTACCCCCACCATTCACCATCTCCCACTGGCTTTTCCCCTGAgagcctccaccccacccccagcctggctcCATGGTCCCGGCACACCTGTGCAAGCACTTTCAGACCCGTGAAGTCACAGCCCTGGGGAATGCTGGGACTGATTCCAGGGCCCCTCCCtcggcccctcccccacctcccttggGGGCACCTGCAGCTGCCCGTCCTACCTCGCGTGTGGGGCAACCCCTGCTGAGGGATCGTGGAGGACGGATACCTCATCAGCGGTGTAACCCACGTACAGCCATGAAGTCATAGTCCTGAATGATCCAGGACCTGCGTCCTATATATAAAGCAGGAGTCCGGTCCTAAACGGGAGGAGAGAATGTTGTGTTCTTTTATTCAGAAAGCATGCTCTGGGCATCTATTCCCATTGGAATTCTGACCTGGAGATGTTAATGCCCCCACCTCTCAAGATTAAAGTTATCATTCTCACTTTTCAGATAAGGGTCCTGAGCTCCAAGAGGTGAACTTACTGGGGGCTTCTCTGACCTCCCCCAAGCCCCTCTTCTAACTAACCCACAGCCAGCACTCATCACAGGAACACACCTGCTATAAActggggctccctgagggcaggggccaggctgcTATACTTTGCCCAGTGGGAGTCATGCTGACTGGCCTCTGGAGGATGTGTTCAATGAGGAACCACTGCGAGGTCCCTCGTCCACATACCCACGGTGGCAGGGACTGCAGCTGGGGGTCCAGTCCAAAGCCCTCCTTCCCTTTGTACCACTTTAGAGAAATCGTGGAGGAGGATGGCATGGGAGTGCGGTGAGAGGGAGAAGAGTGGGGGAAGCAGGAAGACCGGTGAGGAAGTTGGGGGGAGGTAGGTTGAAACGCAGAAGCAGGAGGACGAGGGCAGGGAGTGGGACGGAGACATGTTTAGAGGTGACACGCACAAGGGAGGGACACAAGAGGAGGAGTGGGTTTGCGGTAAGATGACGAGCTTGGGTTGGAAGCCGTTGCATCAGAGGTGCCTGTGGGACATCAAGGTGACAATTGCCTATGGGTCTTGGAGCTTGGGAGGGAGATCTGggtttgagagagagagggattggGGAACCAGCAGCCATGCCTGTGAGGTGGGATGGGGTGTTGGGGGTCAGATCCTGACTCGCGGAGAAGGAGTCGCAGCCCAAAGAGAGAAGATTCAGGGTCGAGCAGCTGGTTGCAGAAGGGTTAAGTCAtaagccccctccctccccacaaccctCCCCGCAGGAGCCAGCGGTGACAGCTGAGGCCATGTGAGTCGGATCCTGAATGAGGCTTTATCTCTGGGTCTCCATCCAGTCCCATCGTCCACCGTGGCACCAGCTCCCTCGGCCAGCCGGGATGGGACAGGCAACTGAGACAGCCCGAGCCAGAGAGgtcaggggctgggcagggggttCCCTGGGTGGGTGAGGATGCTTTGGGTGGAGGGAGCTCTCCTGAGATCTCTGGAGAGGCATTCCCGAGGGGGCAGTGCTAGGGAGGAGGTTTCCCTGGGGAGGTGTtggttgcaggggacatgggaagATTCCCAGGGACCACCCCCAAGGCTCCCAGGAGAGACCATAAGGGGCAGGTGGGCCAGGGAGATGGCAAGTGTGATTCTCCCCGCTGCAGGTGATGGTGACCATCCCCTGGACCGTGCGAGGAACAGGACTCTGGGCCTCCGGCTGCCGCGCAGGTAGTGGGGGCTCCAGGCCATGATCCGTACCTCTGCCCCCTGACGCGGCCCTCTGCCCTTACTCGTGCCGGATCAGCCATGTCTGAGGGAGAGGCTCGGGCCCCGCCGGGCCGGGGGCTGCCGCCGGATGTGCTGGCGGAGCAGGTGGAGCTGTGGTGGTCCCAGCAGCCGCGGCGCTCAGCGCTCTGCTTCGCCGTGGCTGTGGGCCTCGTGGCGGGCTGTGGGGCGGGTGGCGTGGCCCTGCTGTCCTCCACCAGCAGCCGCTCGGGCGAGTGGCGTCTGGCGGTGGGCACAGTGCTCTGCCTGCTGGCCCTGCTGGTCCTGGTTAAGCAGCTGATGAGCTCGGCCGTGCAGGACATGAACTGCATCCGCCAGCCCCGCCACGTGGCTCTGCTCCGCAGCGGCGGCGGGGCCGACGCCCTGGTGGTGCTGCTCAGCGGCCTGGTGCTGCTGGCCACCGGCTTGACGCTGGCGGGGCTGGCCgccgcccctgcccccgcccggcCGCTGGCCGCCATGCTGTTCGTGGGCGTCACCCTGGCTGCCTCAGGTGCGCTCTTGCTGCTGGGCCTGCTGCTGTATCAGGTGGCCGTGAGCGGACACTGTCCCCCTACCCGTGCGGCCGCCCCCTCCGCCCGCAGTGACCACAGTGGGAATGGCAGCGTCTTCAGCATCTCAGGACGGTTGTCCGCTGGCCAGCATCGTGAGACCACGTCCAGCATCGCCAGCCTCATCTGACGGAGCCCGGGCCCTCCTTCCCGTGACCTGCCTCAGCCTCCACAGAGCCGTGCCCAGGCGCGAGTGAgggtgtgtgcacacacgtgtgtgcacacgcaccAAGGGGAGAGTGACTGCATGGGTGTCCCCAGGACTGCTCAGCCCTCTGAGTGACTGTGTGACTGTGATGAGGGGCCGATTTGCACCCACACACCCACGTCACAAGGAGGGAACTGCTTCTCCTTGGAGCTCGTGGAACCGTCAGTCTGCCTGTCTGTGTCCGGGGCCTCTAGGCAGAGAAGGGTCTGGGATCCCTGAAGGTCCCTGGCCCCTATCCCTAACACCCCTCAAAGGCAACTCTGCCCTGTAACGCCTGTCAGGGATTTCCCCAGGAGAGGCTGCTGCCTGCCCCAGAGACTGCGCCAGTGAACCCTTTTATCAAGGAGACTGAATGGTGACAGAGTGgacagaacacaggctccggcaTGACAGGCCTGGGCCGCAGTCCCCCCCTCTACCACTCACCAGGTGGGGGccttgggcaagtggcttaacctctctgagccctggtttcTTGAGCGTCATGGTCACGGTCGTCAACTGTTAGGATCAAATGATATTATTTACGTATAGAAGGACCGGGCACACGGCAGATGTGCAATAAAAGTGGTGACTGCTATTAGTGGTGTTGTCTTTATCTCACCATCTCGCCAAgagacctcccctcccctccccctcccttccccacccccggcCACCCCCCCAAAGGGAACATATCGCGCCTACCTCAGGCTGACCTAAGGTGCCTTGAAGGTATCCTCAGCCAGACCTGTGGTCTCTGCTCATAGGTACCAGGAAGCCTGAGGGGAGACGGGATGAGGGGATGCCTAGCCTCAGGAAGGTAGTGCGTCTCTGGTCCCAGGGAGAGGGTGTTGTGGGCAGGGAGGATGGTGAGTCCTCATTTGCTTATGTGCTGGTTCCAGATGAAGCCTGAAGTATTGGGGTTTTATCGCCTGGTTTCTCTGGAGGCTGCAGCTCCTAACCCCACCTCTGAAACCAGAACATCCTGTTCTGTGTAGTTGCAGCACCGGCTGACCTGCCTCTGGGTTTCCAGGCACAGGAGGGGTGTTGGACGCCCGCTTGGGCATGAGAGTACCTGCCTGCTTGGGGTCAGCCCTGGAAGGGCTCTCCCTTTCTGGATGCAGGGGCGCTTCCTGTGTGACAAGGACAGAGGTCCACTGGAGGAACGCCCAAGAGCGCCAGTTACTGTTTCATCACTTGCTGCTTCACAAAATGAAGATTATAGGAAGCCCCACGGGGGACACCAAGAGAGGCCGGGAAGCCAGACAAACGTGTTGCCTAACAGGTGTTAAATGTGGAGCTACAGAGGCTCTGACGGGAGAAAATTGCTTTCGGCTTGCCAAGATCAAGGCAGTTTCCTGGAGAAAACACTAAGCCAATGGATGAGGGAAAGGGTGTTGCCAGGCCTGGGAGGGAGAATTCCCAGGCCGGGAATTCCGTGCACCTCAGACTCCACATATCCAAATGTGAGCCCCTCTCCTCTCTACCCTGAACTAGGTCCCCGTCTCACCCTCCACCCAGCATCCAGGTTAGAGACCTCAGGTGCCGAGGTTCCGCCTTGCTTTTGCAGGCTAGTGTGCAGACTCCCCAACACGACAGGCCTCCCTCTTTCCTCAACACACCCACGAGCCAGCGACGCTGCACCATTGTCGTGACTCCACCACGGGGGGTCCTGGCACGGGCCTGGGCACATAGTAAGGTGTGGATGGGCAGATGAAGGACTCGGCTTGGTGAGACCCACCTATAACTAGGAAGGGTAGGGAAGTTAGCCCATTGTCCGCTGTTGGCCCTGAATCTTTCCCTCCTGAGGCCCCGCACTGTCTTCTCTAGAAACTCTCATTCTTCCCGGGCTCCCAAGAGGGAGCTCTCACTATCACCCAATTCCTAGGCCATTAGAGGACCACAGAATGCCTCTTCCTCCTGTTAAACAGGGATAAATCCTGTTTCTTTTCAGCTAAGACAGGGTTAGACTCTTTCACgatatttcttttaagaaactaaaggaaaacagaaacacagaaaattgGGGCGGGGGGGAAGAGTTACACAGGAAAATGTCTAGATGAGCAGCTACTGTAGGCCAGGCCCGTGTCAGGCTCTCCTGGGAAGGATGCCAGATGACGAGCATGGTTAGTGCCCACAGAGGACACTGTGGACCTATTCCAAAGGGCAGTGGAAGTCGGCATGTACACACCCAGCTACAACATGAGAAGGATGGTAGGAGCTGGGTGGAGGCCCAGGTGGGGCGGAAATGCTAATACTTCCTGATTCACTAAAGCTGACCCCCACaacctcccacctccagcctgtGTGCTCAAAGCTGTGCACTAAACCCCATCTTGGTCCCCATGGCAACCAGTCATCCGCTGgcccctctgctctctctctgtccctctaaAGCAGCCCGTTCTGTTGTCATCTCCCATCTGGCTCAGATCCTGTGACCCATCATGTCACTCACTCCTTGACAGAGTCCTCAACAACTTAGCCCCCTGACCTTTGGTCCCACCCTCCCAGCAAAATCCCCTCCGTGGATAAACCCTCACACCGACCAGC comes from Delphinus delphis chromosome 1, mDelDel1.2, whole genome shotgun sequence and encodes:
- the TMEM125 gene encoding transmembrane protein 125 produces the protein MSEGEARAPPGRGLPPDVLAEQVELWWSQQPRRSALCFAVAVGLVAGCGAGGVALLSSTSSRSGEWRLAVGTVLCLLALLVLVKQLMSSAVQDMNCIRQPRHVALLRSGGGADALVVLLSGLVLLATGLTLAGLAAAPAPARPLAAMLFVGVTLAASGALLLLGLLLYQVAVSGHCPPTRAAAPSARSDHSGNGSVFSISGRLSAGQHRETTSSIASLI